The proteins below come from a single Borreliella afzelii genomic window:
- the pepF gene encoding oligoendopeptidase F, with the protein MTNRNEINENDKWDLSFLFANVEEYTKAINAIEIKTKEFKKYEKLELNFDLFKETLNKYYEIMEDLEKVSYYAMLQLETDVTNKDSNKIYSTCVNIATKVSNTTSFLMPKILKTDAKKIQAWINAPELKEKKIAIEKILREKNHILSEQEEEILANYTPLYSSYQSIFSALTNADMEFGEINGRPLTNSTYTLFLQNEDQKIRKEAFLKFYQKYKNNENTLANLIISDFKKNHFIAKTRKFKNTFSMQLFSNNIDKKVYTNLIETVNENLSALNDYYDFRKKVLNQEYLYHYDVYVPLTKGITFKNSFEEACEKILKSLEILGNEYTEILRNGLLKERWVDKYENTGKRSGAFSAGSYNGKPYILLNYKEESIRDMFTLAHEAGHSMHSYFSIKNNPFPHYNYSIFEAEIASIINEQILAEFLLKNETDTKKIKYIKLTQIDDMISTFFRQTMFAEFEYIIHEMISKEEPIVKETLTETYMNLLKKYFGPSLKFDELSPLECLRIPHFYSPFYVYQYATGIAAALSIYKDIKENKKDAVANYIKFLKTGGSKYPLDSLNITGVDLTKKATIENTINIFKCRLEEIKKIFQ; encoded by the coding sequence GTGACAAATAGAAATGAAATCAACGAGAATGATAAATGGGATTTATCCTTTCTATTCGCAAATGTAGAAGAATATACAAAAGCAATCAATGCTATTGAAATTAAAACCAAAGAATTTAAAAAATATGAAAAGTTGGAATTAAATTTTGATTTATTTAAAGAAACTTTAAACAAATATTATGAAATTATGGAAGATTTAGAAAAGGTCTCCTACTATGCAATGCTTCAATTAGAAACAGATGTAACCAACAAGGATTCAAATAAAATATATTCTACATGTGTTAATATAGCTACAAAGGTATCTAATACTACCTCATTCTTAATGCCCAAAATACTAAAAACAGATGCAAAAAAAATTCAAGCTTGGATAAATGCACCCGAGCTTAAGGAAAAAAAAATTGCAATTGAAAAAATACTAAGAGAAAAAAACCATATTTTAAGCGAACAAGAAGAGGAAATACTTGCAAACTACACCCCTCTTTACTCATCTTATCAAAGCATATTCTCAGCATTAACAAATGCTGATATGGAATTCGGAGAAATTAATGGACGCCCTTTAACCAATTCCACTTATACGCTATTTTTACAAAACGAAGATCAAAAAATACGAAAAGAAGCTTTTTTGAAATTTTATCAAAAATACAAAAACAATGAGAATACACTTGCCAATCTTATTATTTCAGACTTTAAAAAAAATCACTTCATTGCAAAGACAAGAAAATTCAAAAATACTTTTTCAATGCAACTCTTCTCAAATAACATTGATAAAAAAGTCTATACAAATTTAATCGAAACTGTCAATGAAAATTTATCTGCGCTTAATGACTATTATGACTTTAGAAAAAAAGTTTTAAACCAAGAATATCTATATCACTACGATGTTTACGTACCATTAACAAAAGGAATAACATTCAAAAATTCATTTGAAGAAGCTTGTGAAAAAATATTAAAATCTTTAGAAATATTGGGAAATGAATATACAGAAATCTTAAGAAACGGTCTTTTAAAAGAAAGATGGGTTGATAAATACGAGAATACTGGAAAAAGATCCGGAGCCTTTAGCGCTGGATCATACAACGGAAAACCTTATATACTCCTTAATTACAAAGAAGAATCAATAAGAGATATGTTTACGCTTGCACACGAAGCAGGACATTCAATGCACTCTTACTTTAGCATAAAAAACAATCCATTTCCGCACTATAATTATTCTATTTTTGAAGCAGAAATAGCATCAATAATTAATGAGCAAATATTAGCAGAATTTTTACTTAAAAACGAAACTGATACTAAAAAAATTAAATATATAAAACTAACACAAATTGACGATATGATTTCAACATTCTTCCGACAAACAATGTTTGCTGAATTTGAGTATATTATTCATGAAATGATTAGCAAAGAAGAACCTATAGTAAAAGAAACACTAACAGAAACTTATATGAATTTGCTAAAAAAATACTTTGGCCCTAGTCTAAAATTTGATGAATTAAGTCCCCTTGAATGCCTTAGGATTCCTCACTTTTATTCACCCTTTTATGTGTACCAGTATGCTACAGGCATTGCAGCCGCTCTATCAATATACAAAGACATTAAAGAAAATAAAAAAGATGCCGTAGCAAATTATATAAAATTTTTAAAAACAGGTGGTTCTAAATATCCATTAGATTCCTTAAATATTACCGGGGTAGATTTAACAAAAAAAGCAACAATAGAAAACACTATAAACATTTTCAAATGTAGACTTGAAGAGATAAAGAAAATATTCCAATAA
- a CDS encoding efflux RND transporter permease subunit: protein MDFESLTIRYKGIIFTIFILITIFLGFFLKNLKFDANILKLIPKTKETESLIDIDKSNSLLSTIVIFQDKKNIFNKKNFEIINSVINEITKILKVSPNAVTSIFSYFPQFKKENYTDKDIEEIKNKIKSTPFVKNTFLGNSENLIYFIIIPSESDKINFSRNLKTELDAMEKTIKKYETEDLKLYLTGDLIVREKILNYMVEDFKILGPLATFVVIISLYLIIKNLIGALIPIFIALLSLIWTFGIKGLVQSPITVPETSMIVLLISIGCANAVHIINGIFKLIKKEQLSTESIKTTLKKLKKPILLTSLTTAFGFLSLTTSSINAYKTMGIFMSIGVIISMTISLTVLPGIITLIPFTKKKSLEKQKENKSHKIFFLERLAKLNTQITKSILKRKYTSSIIVVIILGISIAGLLRIEINFDEKDYFKKSTDVKKTLNLMQKEMGGISIFKIEIEGTPGEFKNAKAMRILDLITNKLDAFSAKTQSSSINGILKFTNFKIKKESPLEYKLPENQIILNKLINLIDKSEWTKDNKKMYINDDWSLISIIVRIEDNSTEGIKKFEKYAIKTINEHMKNNKYHFSGVYDKVLIAKTMVKEQIINIITTLGSITLLLMFFFKSIKTGIIIAIPVAWSVFLNFAVMRLFGITLNPATATIASVSMGVGVDYSIHFFNTFILKYQKSQIYKKALLESIPSVFNGIFANSISVGIGFLTLTFSTYQIISTLGAIIAFTMLTTSLASLTLLPLLIYLFRPSVKLASNNNFKKLKQ, encoded by the coding sequence ATGGACTTTGAAAGTCTAACCATTAGATATAAAGGAATTATATTCACAATATTTATATTAATTACTATTTTTTTAGGATTTTTTTTAAAAAATCTTAAATTCGATGCGAACATCTTAAAACTTATCCCCAAGACCAAAGAAACTGAAAGCTTAATAGACATTGACAAAAGTAATTCACTTTTATCTACAATAGTAATATTTCAAGATAAAAAAAATATTTTCAATAAAAAAAATTTTGAAATAATAAACAGTGTAATCAATGAAATAACTAAAATTTTGAAAGTATCTCCAAATGCCGTTACAAGCATATTTTCTTATTTTCCACAATTTAAAAAAGAAAACTACACAGATAAAGACATAGAAGAAATAAAAAATAAAATAAAGTCAACTCCATTCGTAAAAAATACATTCTTAGGCAACTCAGAAAATTTAATATACTTTATAATAATCCCATCAGAAAGTGACAAAATCAACTTCAGTAGAAATTTAAAAACCGAACTTGATGCAATGGAAAAAACAATTAAAAAATATGAGACAGAAGATCTAAAGCTATATCTTACAGGAGATCTAATAGTAAGAGAAAAAATCTTAAACTACATGGTTGAAGACTTCAAGATCTTAGGACCTCTTGCTACTTTTGTTGTAATAATTTCACTTTATCTTATTATAAAAAATCTAATTGGTGCATTAATTCCTATTTTTATTGCATTATTATCATTAATTTGGACTTTTGGAATTAAAGGACTTGTACAATCTCCCATTACAGTACCAGAAACTTCAATGATTGTTTTACTTATTTCAATCGGATGCGCTAATGCTGTACACATAATAAATGGAATATTTAAATTAATAAAAAAAGAACAACTATCAACAGAATCAATAAAAACAACACTTAAAAAACTTAAAAAACCCATCCTGCTAACATCTCTTACAACTGCATTTGGATTCCTATCTCTTACAACCTCTTCAATTAATGCTTACAAAACAATGGGTATTTTCATGTCAATTGGAGTAATTATCTCAATGACAATCTCATTAACCGTTTTACCCGGAATAATAACATTAATCCCATTTACAAAAAAAAAGTCTCTTGAAAAACAAAAAGAAAATAAATCACATAAAATATTTTTCCTTGAAAGACTTGCCAAGCTAAATACACAAATAACAAAATCTATTCTAAAAAGAAAATATACATCCTCTATAATAGTCGTCATTATACTGGGAATTTCTATTGCGGGTCTTTTAAGAATCGAAATCAATTTTGATGAAAAAGATTACTTTAAAAAAAGCACCGATGTGAAAAAAACATTAAACCTAATGCAAAAAGAAATGGGGGGAATATCAATTTTCAAAATAGAAATTGAAGGCACCCCCGGAGAATTTAAAAATGCTAAAGCAATGAGAATCTTAGATTTAATTACAAATAAGCTTGATGCATTTTCTGCAAAAACTCAATCAAGCTCTATTAATGGAATTTTAAAATTTACAAATTTTAAAATTAAAAAAGAATCACCGCTAGAGTATAAACTGCCCGAAAACCAAATTATACTAAACAAACTAATAAATTTGATAGATAAAAGTGAGTGGACTAAAGACAACAAAAAAATGTATATTAATGATGATTGGTCATTAATATCTATTATAGTAAGAATTGAAGATAACTCAACCGAAGGAATAAAAAAATTTGAAAAATATGCTATTAAAACAATTAATGAACATATGAAAAATAATAAATATCATTTCTCGGGAGTATATGACAAAGTTTTAATAGCTAAAACAATGGTAAAAGAGCAAATTATAAACATTATAACAACTCTTGGATCAATAACGCTATTACTTATGTTTTTCTTTAAATCTATAAAAACCGGAATAATTATTGCAATCCCAGTGGCATGGTCAGTATTTTTGAACTTTGCTGTAATGAGATTATTTGGAATAACCTTAAACCCCGCAACAGCAACAATTGCATCTGTAAGCATGGGAGTCGGAGTAGATTATTCAATTCATTTTTTCAATACGTTTATTTTAAAATACCAAAAAAGTCAAATCTACAAAAAGGCACTTCTTGAATCAATACCCAGCGTATTTAATGGAATATTCGCAAATTCTATTTCTGTTGGAATAGGGTTTTTAACCTTAACATTTTCAACCTATCAAATAATATCCACTCTTGGAGCAATAATTGCTTTTACAATGCTAACAACATCTCTTGCATCGCTAACTCTTCTTCCATTATTAATTTATTTATTTAGACCTAGCGTCAAACTAGCATCAAATAACAATTTTAAAAAATTAAAACAATAA
- a CDS encoding bactofilin family protein, with product MLNFLTVKKEKKASPLFIFDEIKTIVGVGDFFKGDLVSNNFIRLDGDFIGTISSTKRVIIGESGRIKSSIDANELVISGMVVGNIYAKSKIKIFASGCVIGNISCKSIEVEEGAIIDGYMDIGAEYLRAPERNTFFYTGSYKVNEDLLIEVNKEYQEEKKSFQPLEGEDDKYFSSVMSKIDESK from the coding sequence ATGTTAAATTTTTTGACTGTGAAAAAAGAAAAAAAAGCATCGCCTTTGTTTATTTTTGATGAAATAAAAACAATAGTGGGTGTTGGTGATTTTTTTAAAGGGGATTTGGTTTCAAATAATTTTATTCGACTTGATGGTGATTTTATTGGTACTATTAGTTCTACAAAAAGAGTAATTATTGGAGAGAGCGGGAGGATTAAATCTAGTATTGATGCTAATGAGCTTGTTATTTCTGGAATGGTTGTAGGCAATATTTATGCTAAAAGCAAGATTAAAATATTTGCATCAGGGTGTGTTATTGGAAATATTTCTTGCAAGTCGATTGAGGTTGAAGAGGGCGCTATTATTGATGGGTATATGGATATTGGTGCTGAGTATCTTAGAGCTCCTGAGAGAAATACATTTTTCTATACCGGTTCTTATAAGGTTAATGAAGATCTTTTAATTGAAGTTAATAAGGAATATCAAGAAGAAAAAAAATCTTTTCAACCTTTAGAAGGTGAAGATGATAAATATTTTTCAAGTGTTATGAGTAAAATAGATGAAAGTAAATAA
- the rdgB gene encoding RdgB/HAM1 family non-canonical purine NTP pyrophosphatase, which translates to MKTLFFATTNENKINEVKNILDIPNLNLIVPQNFNIKETGKTFKENSLLKAKALFEILNKNQNVFGEDSGLCIEALNLEPGIYSKRYDTYKLCKKLSTNEKNQLILDLMKNEKNRHAYFICNISYISKNRQISNFEGIIKGKIALSLNADKNHGFGYDSIFLTKNNKKLSDLTLEEKNKISHRGIAFSKFKKFLLESLFNS; encoded by the coding sequence ATGAAAACACTATTTTTTGCAACAACAAATGAAAATAAAATAAATGAAGTAAAAAATATATTAGATATACCTAATTTAAACTTAATAGTCCCTCAAAATTTTAACATAAAAGAAACAGGAAAAACATTTAAAGAAAACTCTTTACTTAAAGCAAAAGCACTGTTTGAAATCTTAAATAAAAATCAAAATGTCTTTGGAGAAGATTCTGGACTATGCATTGAGGCACTAAACTTGGAGCCTGGAATTTACTCTAAAAGATATGACACCTACAAGCTATGTAAAAAATTAAGCACTAATGAAAAAAATCAACTTATCTTAGACTTAATGAAAAATGAAAAAAATAGACATGCATATTTTATATGCAACATAAGTTATATATCAAAAAATAGACAAATATCAAATTTTGAAGGAATTATTAAGGGGAAAATTGCCTTAAGTTTAAATGCTGATAAAAACCATGGATTTGGTTATGATTCAATATTTTTAACTAAAAATAATAAAAAGCTTAGCGATCTAACGCTTGAAGAAAAAAACAAAATATCTCATCGAGGAATAGCATTTTCAAAATTTAAAAAATTTTTATTAGAATCTTTATTCAACAGTTAA
- the pcsA gene encoding phosphatidylcholine synthase: MKNINLILAWLVHVFTASGLIVGLYSIISIINGDYSLLLKLIVIGLIIDGIDGTMARKLRVKELIPEIDGTLLDNITDYINYTFIPVIFFYLGEFIEERYKVGIAIGILFSSAYQFSRTDAKTNDNYFRGFPSLWNIFVILNIIFKIEQTTNLIMMSICIITSFIPIKFIYPSKTKELRKITIPLTIISCLIFVISIFSELSAEALKIAKTVLILYFAYLTLASIYLTYKTRNR; encoded by the coding sequence GTGAAAAATATAAATTTGATTTTAGCTTGGCTTGTACATGTTTTTACAGCATCTGGCTTGATTGTGGGACTTTACTCAATAATTTCAATTATAAATGGTGATTATTCTCTTCTTTTAAAGTTAATAGTAATAGGACTCATAATAGACGGAATTGATGGAACTATGGCAAGAAAGCTTAGGGTAAAAGAATTAATACCTGAAATTGATGGCACTCTACTTGACAACATTACAGACTACATAAACTATACATTCATACCCGTTATATTTTTTTATTTAGGAGAATTCATTGAAGAAAGATATAAAGTTGGCATTGCAATTGGAATTCTATTCTCATCAGCATACCAATTCTCAAGAACAGATGCAAAAACAAATGATAACTACTTTAGAGGATTTCCTTCTCTATGGAATATCTTTGTAATATTAAACATAATCTTTAAAATAGAGCAAACAACAAATCTTATTATGATGTCAATATGCATTATTACAAGCTTTATCCCAATAAAATTTATTTACCCATCAAAAACTAAAGAATTAAGGAAAATCACCATACCATTAACGATAATAAGTTGCCTAATATTTGTTATATCAATATTCTCAGAGTTATCTGCAGAAGCATTAAAAATAGCAAAAACCGTTCTCATTCTTTACTTTGCATATTTAACTTTAGCAAGCATATATTTAACCTATAAAACAAGAAATAGATGA
- a CDS encoding M23 family metallopeptidase: protein MKKRIKFKIISGFKGIFKFFLIICNSLFVALKAIHSFFKQNISFMIIPHVKGNVKNIKISFLTLFFFSTFFLGGFIGFVLLAVNYVTLSSIVKSTEKNYSLAESEIEDFRNTVVEINSVAKNFSKILDELKTSLKINSNSVDLNKNKQDGDLSDFIDLQILEANSIKELSDLKNIKSKIESSIPPLKSIVKVLHAQNKLLNDIPSLWPLAGGSGIITLHFGPAIEPFTRQWYIHKGIDLGGVRIGTPIVATADGEVVRASYQSAGYGNFVQIKHKYGLATLYAHMSRLNTSKGSYVKKGQVIGFMGQTGYATGPHVHYEVRVGSQVINPDMYLNLATGASK from the coding sequence ATGAAAAAAAGAATTAAATTTAAAATTATTTCAGGGTTTAAGGGAATTTTCAAGTTTTTTTTAATTATTTGTAATTCTTTATTTGTAGCTCTTAAAGCCATACATTCTTTTTTTAAGCAAAATATTAGCTTTATGATTATTCCCCATGTTAAAGGGAATGTAAAAAATATTAAAATTTCTTTTTTGACTTTATTTTTCTTTTCTACTTTTTTTTTAGGCGGGTTTATAGGGTTTGTTTTGCTTGCTGTTAACTATGTTACTCTCTCATCAATTGTAAAATCTACAGAGAAAAATTACTCTTTAGCAGAATCTGAGATTGAAGATTTTAGAAATACAGTTGTGGAAATTAATTCTGTTGCAAAAAATTTTTCCAAAATTTTAGATGAGCTTAAAACCTCTTTAAAAATTAATTCTAATAGTGTTGATTTAAATAAAAATAAACAAGATGGAGATCTTTCTGATTTTATTGATTTGCAAATTTTAGAAGCTAATTCAATAAAAGAGCTTAGTGATCTTAAAAACATTAAAAGTAAAATAGAAAGTTCAATTCCTCCTCTTAAAAGCATAGTTAAGGTTTTGCACGCTCAAAATAAGCTTTTAAATGATATTCCATCTCTTTGGCCTCTTGCGGGTGGATCTGGAATTATTACTTTGCATTTTGGCCCTGCTATTGAGCCTTTTACTAGGCAGTGGTATATTCACAAAGGCATAGATCTTGGAGGGGTTAGAATTGGAACTCCTATTGTTGCAACTGCTGATGGGGAGGTTGTTAGGGCAAGTTATCAATCAGCAGGCTATGGTAATTTTGTTCAAATTAAGCATAAGTATGGGCTTGCGACTCTTTATGCGCATATGTCGCGCCTTAATACCTCTAAAGGGTCTTATGTTAAAAAGGGGCAGGTAATTGGATTTATGGGACAAACAGGTTATGCAACAGGTCCTCATGTTCATTATGAGGTTCGTGTAGGTTCTCAAGTTATTAATCCTGATATGTATTTAAATTTGGCAACAGGAGCTTCAAAATAG
- a CDS encoding DUF327 family protein, giving the protein MKVNNLIAGALNLNSKDYKKGGKKVFFDKSNVFSSVFQTESVKEDKRFILLENGEFNLDLIKNMLDGINEIGERLLSEPSRQNVIFYKKVISEFISIIISSSVCLKEQKGGSLGDPKRPKYRIIKIINDKLDKLAYSVLQNQMSQIKLLDSIEEIQGLLVNLLM; this is encoded by the coding sequence ATGAAAGTAAATAATTTGATTGCTGGGGCATTAAATCTTAATTCAAAAGATTATAAAAAAGGTGGTAAAAAAGTATTTTTTGATAAGAGTAATGTTTTTTCTTCAGTGTTTCAGACTGAAAGTGTTAAAGAAGATAAGCGTTTTATTTTGCTTGAAAATGGCGAATTTAATCTTGATTTGATTAAAAATATGTTAGATGGAATTAACGAGATTGGCGAGAGACTTTTGAGCGAGCCTTCAAGGCAAAATGTTATTTTTTACAAAAAAGTTATTTCAGAGTTTATATCTATTATAATATCATCTTCTGTTTGTTTGAAAGAGCAAAAAGGGGGGAGTTTGGGAGATCCCAAGCGTCCCAAATATAGAATTATTAAGATTATTAACGATAAGCTAGACAAACTTGCCTATTCTGTTTTGCAAAATCAAATGAGCCAGATTAAACTTTTAGATAGCATTGAAGAAATTCAAGGTTTACTTGTGAATTTACTAATGTAA
- the leuS gene encoding leucine--tRNA ligase, whose product MSKYEFIKIEKKWQEFWDNNKTYKVIEDPNIPKEKRLYILDMFPYPSANGLHVGHPEGYTATDIFARYKILNGFHVLHPIGFDSFGLPAENYAIQTGTHPKKSTEENINKFKKQIKALGFAYDWDREIRTHDENYYKWTQWIFLQLYKKGLAYAKEMPVWYCPELGTVLANEEIIQTPNGPKSERGFHNVEKKYLRQWVLKITKYAERLLNDLEELEWPESVKEMQRNWIGKSTGVEIDFEIEGYNDKIKVFTTRPDTIFGITYLVIAPENKLVEKITKDNFKSNVLKYIKQEELKSDLKRTSLEKDKSGVFTGSYAFHPITNVKIPIWVGSYVLGTYGSGAVMGVPAHDERDFQFAKKYKLKILPVISKSGKNEILEKAFINDGISINSPDEFNNLKNSEVKDKVIKWLTKNKKGKETVTYKLRDWVFSRQRYWGEPIPILFDKLGNAIPLEKNDLPLKLPETANYKPSGTGESPLSRIKDWVNVKDTDFTRETNTMPQWAGSCWYYLRYLDPKNSKEFANHKKIEYWMPVDLYIGGAEHTVLHLLYSRFWHKVLYDLGHVNTKEPFKKLINQGIITAFSYQKENGVLIPNDQVIEKDNKFFDKKDNKEVTQVIAKMSKSLKNVINPDDIIKEFGADSIRIYEMFMGPLTDSKPWNTKGIIGVFRFLNKIWNLREKELSKDNPPKEIMSQLHKVIKKVTEDTEKLNFNTAISAMMIFINELSKYEKNYLNIFKPFIIILSPYAPHLAEELWEYIGETPSLFKNSKWPKFDETLIIKETKEIVLQINGKIKDKILLNKETDEEELKEIAMENSKIKSNLFNKKIVKIIVIKNKLVNIVIK is encoded by the coding sequence ATGTCTAAATACGAATTCATAAAAATTGAAAAAAAATGGCAAGAATTTTGGGATAATAACAAAACATATAAAGTAATAGAAGATCCAAACATTCCTAAAGAAAAAAGATTATACATACTTGACATGTTCCCCTATCCTTCTGCCAACGGGCTCCATGTTGGCCATCCAGAAGGATATACAGCTACTGATATATTTGCAAGATACAAGATTTTAAATGGATTTCATGTACTTCACCCAATAGGATTTGATAGTTTTGGGCTTCCTGCTGAAAATTATGCAATACAAACAGGGACTCATCCTAAAAAAAGTACTGAAGAAAATATTAATAAATTTAAAAAACAAATAAAAGCTTTGGGCTTTGCCTATGATTGGGATAGGGAAATTAGAACCCATGACGAAAATTACTATAAATGGACACAGTGGATTTTCTTGCAATTATATAAAAAAGGACTAGCTTATGCAAAAGAAATGCCCGTATGGTACTGTCCTGAACTTGGAACAGTATTAGCAAATGAAGAAATTATTCAAACTCCAAACGGACCAAAATCTGAGAGAGGATTTCACAACGTCGAAAAAAAATATTTAAGACAGTGGGTTTTAAAAATTACAAAGTATGCTGAAAGATTGTTAAACGATCTTGAAGAATTAGAATGGCCTGAATCTGTAAAAGAAATGCAACGAAATTGGATTGGCAAATCAACTGGTGTTGAAATCGACTTTGAAATTGAAGGGTACAATGATAAAATTAAAGTTTTTACAACAAGGCCAGACACAATCTTTGGTATCACATATTTAGTAATCGCACCAGAAAATAAACTAGTAGAAAAAATAACAAAAGATAACTTTAAAAGCAATGTCTTGAAATATATAAAGCAAGAAGAACTCAAAAGCGATCTTAAAAGGACCTCTCTTGAAAAAGATAAATCGGGGGTTTTTACAGGCTCTTATGCATTTCACCCAATAACAAATGTAAAAATTCCAATTTGGGTTGGAAGCTATGTACTAGGAACTTATGGAAGTGGAGCTGTAATGGGTGTTCCAGCACATGATGAGAGGGACTTTCAATTTGCTAAAAAGTATAAATTAAAAATTTTACCTGTGATATCAAAATCAGGAAAAAATGAAATACTAGAAAAAGCATTTATTAATGATGGAATTTCAATAAATTCTCCTGATGAATTTAATAATCTTAAAAATTCTGAAGTAAAAGATAAAGTAATCAAATGGCTTACTAAAAACAAAAAGGGGAAAGAAACGGTTACCTACAAACTTAGAGATTGGGTTTTTTCAAGACAAAGATATTGGGGAGAACCTATACCTATTTTATTTGATAAGCTTGGAAATGCAATACCTTTAGAAAAAAACGATCTTCCCTTAAAGCTTCCAGAAACTGCAAACTATAAACCTTCCGGAACAGGAGAATCTCCTTTATCAAGGATTAAAGATTGGGTAAACGTAAAAGATACAGATTTTACAAGGGAAACAAACACAATGCCTCAATGGGCAGGCTCTTGTTGGTATTATTTGAGATACCTTGACCCTAAAAACTCAAAAGAGTTTGCAAATCATAAAAAAATTGAATATTGGATGCCAGTTGACCTATACATAGGTGGAGCTGAACATACAGTATTACACCTACTTTACTCAAGGTTTTGGCACAAAGTTCTTTATGATCTAGGACATGTAAATACCAAAGAACCTTTTAAAAAGCTAATAAATCAAGGCATAATAACGGCATTTTCTTATCAAAAAGAAAATGGGGTTTTAATACCTAACGACCAAGTTATAGAAAAAGACAATAAATTTTTTGACAAAAAGGATAATAAAGAAGTAACCCAAGTAATTGCCAAAATGTCAAAGTCTTTAAAAAACGTAATAAACCCAGACGACATTATTAAGGAATTTGGAGCAGATTCAATAAGGATTTATGAAATGTTTATGGGACCATTAACAGATTCTAAACCTTGGAACACTAAAGGCATTATTGGTGTTTTTCGATTTTTAAACAAAATTTGGAACTTAAGAGAAAAAGAACTATCAAAAGACAATCCCCCAAAGGAAATAATGTCTCAACTACACAAAGTAATAAAAAAAGTCACAGAAGACACAGAAAAACTAAATTTCAACACAGCAATCTCTGCCATGATGATATTTATAAATGAACTTTCAAAGTATGAAAAAAATTATTTGAATATATTTAAACCATTTATCATTATTTTATCCCCGTATGCACCCCATTTAGCAGAAGAACTGTGGGAGTATATTGGAGAAACTCCTAGTTTATTCAAAAATTCAAAATGGCCAAAATTCGATGAAACCCTTATTATTAAAGAGACAAAAGAAATTGTCTTGCAAATAAATGGAAAAATAAAAGACAAAATTTTACTAAACAAAGAGACAGATGAAGAAGAGCTAAAAGAAATAGCAATGGAAAATAGCAAAATAAAATCAAACTTATTCAATAAAAAAATAGTAAAAATAATTGTAATTAAAAACAAGCTTGTAAACATAGTGATAAAGTAA
- a CDS encoding DedA family protein — MTTMNITAIIEYIDSNIAYSPIVFFSLLILAGLNVPISEDAIVLMGGILASRKNEYTLLIFLGIFWGAYLGDIISFYIGKLMGNKLFKNKKDSTLLDKINYYYGQYGVLTLFIGRFVPFGVRNAIFISAGMGNMKSNLFIVSDFFATLLSIIVYFTLSFKLGQSFEIIFSKIKIIIFAIFITVIATTIIIYVIKKNKKVDKNLK, encoded by the coding sequence ATGACAACAATGAATATAACCGCAATAATAGAATACATCGATTCAAACATAGCTTATTCCCCAATAGTATTTTTTTCTTTGCTTATTTTAGCAGGACTTAATGTCCCTATTTCCGAAGATGCAATAGTACTAATGGGTGGAATTTTGGCTAGTCGAAAAAATGAATATACTCTATTAATATTTTTGGGAATTTTTTGGGGAGCCTATCTTGGAGATATAATATCCTTTTACATTGGAAAATTAATGGGGAATAAATTATTTAAAAATAAAAAAGACAGCACATTACTTGATAAAATAAATTACTATTATGGTCAATACGGAGTATTAACTTTATTTATAGGGAGGTTCGTCCCCTTTGGAGTTAGAAACGCAATATTTATATCAGCAGGAATGGGAAACATGAAATCCAATCTATTTATTGTTTCTGACTTTTTTGCAACTTTGCTCTCAATAATAGTTTATTTTACTCTAAGTTTTAAACTAGGACAATCATTTGAAATAATATTTTCAAAAATAAAAATAATTATATTTGCAATATTTATTACCGTAATAGCAACAACAATAATAATCTACGTAATTAAAAAAAATAAAAAAGTTGACAAAAATTTAAAATAA